Genomic DNA from Anaeromyxobacter sp.:
AGAGGGCTCGATGCTCCACGTCGATGGGGCCGAACCCCGTGTCTGCGTAGTCCCGCTCGCCCATGATCCGCCTCCTCCTTCGATAGGCCTCGGCCCACCGCTGCGGATCATCAGTGCATCCCCTGGGCCCCGGGCGGACGAAACGCCGCAGGGCAGGCGTTCAGGCGATCACCCGTCGCATCAAGCGCTTGGACGTGCGGTGCTGGCCTGGCGTGCCGCGCTGGCCACGCTGGGCACAGGGGGTCCGGGTGACCCGGGTCTGCGTTCCCGGGTCCGCGCCGGGCGGAGTCCCGCCCCTGCTCAGCCCTCGTCGTGACGCGGCGCCGTCGCCTCGAACACCGCGGCGAAGCGGTTGCACGTCAGCGTCACCGCCAGGGCGAAGAGCCCGGCCGCGGCGCCCAGGGCGGCGCTCCAGGCGGGCGGCGCCGTCAGCGCCAGCCGCAGCACCACCGTGGAGGCCGCCAGCCCGGAGTTGCGGAAGATGAGGTGGTAGGCGCCGGGTGGCGCAGGGCCGCCAGCACCAGGAAACGTCGGCCAGCACCAGCACGTGTAGAAGCTGCTGAAGAAGCGCGGGTCCTCCTGCAGCGCGGCCCCGGATCGCCAGCGCGGCGTAGATGGCCAGCGGGCCCGGGGCCACCAGCTTGTAGGCGCCACGAAGGAGACCCGGCCGCCGTCGCGGCCAGGGAGCGCCGGGTGGCGCTGCGCCGCGTAGTAGGCGCCCAGCGTGACGAAGAGGGCCAGCGCCCCGGCGCCGTACCAGCCGATCTCCACGACCACCCCCTGCGCCTGGGCCCAGGAGACCGGCTCGTCGAGCTTGCCGAAGGCCTCGAAGGCGTGGCGGAGCAGGACAAGCGAAGACCTCGAACTGCTTGCCCGGCGTTGGCCACCGGGCGGCCAGGCCGATAGCCAGCGCCGCCACCTCCGCCGGCACCAGGTAGAAGGCCAGGTCCGCGAGGCGGAAGTGGTTGCGCCCCGGCGGCTCCAGCGCCGCCAGCCAGTCCGGCAGCCAACCCACACCGCGCCAGGCTCGATGGCCACCACCGAGCAGACGAAGGCCGGGGCCACCACCGTGGCGAAGCCCGCCGGGTGGCGGGGCGCTCGAAGCGGTCGGCGATGGCGTCGAAGAGGCGGAGCAGGGCGGCCAGCATGTGCGTCAGGTCGTACCGCCGCGGCCTCTCCCGCTGGAAGCGGCGGCGGCGCGGTGAATGGACGCAACCCGCCCGCCCTTGACAAGTCGCCGGGCGCCTCGCTAGTTTGTTCGTACGCCGAACAAAGTCGAGCCTACCCAGCCCGCACCCCACCGGAGCCCCCATGGCAGCGGCCCAGCGCCCCTCCCCCGCCCCCCCCGGCCGTCGGCGCTCCCTGTTCCAGCTGGCCCTGGCCGCCTGGCACGCCCGCCTGGGCACGGGCGGCCCCCGGGAGGCGGGCCGGGCCAGCGCCACCGCCCCGCAGGACCGGATCTCCTTCCCGCACAAGCTGCTCTACGGCGCCGGGGCGTTCGTCAACAACCTGCTGGCCGCGGCCATCGGCGGGATGCTGATCGTGCTCAACCTCGGGCTGGGCATGAACCCGGCGCTGGTCGGCCTGGTGGGGGCGCTGCCGCGGCTCACCGACGCCATCATCGATCCGGTGATGGGCTACGTCACCGACAACGCCCGCACCCGCTGGGGCCGGCGCCGCCCCTTCATCTTCGTGGGCGCCCTGGCGTCCGGCCTGGTCTTCGCGCTGCTGTGGCAGGTGCCGGCGGGCCGCAGCGAGGACTTCTACTTCTGGTACTTCGTCGTCGGCTCCAACCTCTTCTACGTGGCCTACACCATCTTCGCCGCGCCGTGGGTGGGCCTCGGGTACGAGCTGACGCCGGACTACCACGAGCGCACCCGCCTCATGGGCGTGCAGAACTTCATCGGCCAGCTGGCCTACGTGGTGGCCCCCTGGTTCCTCTGGATCATGACCTACAAGCCGTGGTTCGCCACCCAGGTGGAGGGCGCGGGGGTCCTGGCCATCGGCATCGGCCTGCTGGCGGCCGGCCTGGGCGTCCTGCCGGCCATCTTCCTGCGCGAGCGCTTCGTGCACGCCGCCGAGGCGGAGCCGGGCGGCAAGGGCCTGAAGGCCAACGTGACCGGCTTCCTGTCCGGCATGAAGTCCACCCTCTCCTCCCGGCCCTTCCTCAAGCTCTGCGCCGCCACCTTCCTGGTGTTCAACGGCTTCATCCTCATCTCGTCGTTCCAGTCCTACGTCATCATCTACTACGTGTTCCAGGGCGACCAGGCGCGCGGCGCCGAGTTCGCCGGCTACGCCGGCACCCTGGGCGCCGTCTCCACCTTCGCGGTGATCTCCTTCATCACCTGGCTCGGGACCCGCATCGGCAAGCGGCGCGCCTTCTTCGTGTCCACCGGCCTCTCCATGGTGGGGTACGCCATGAAGTGGTTCGCCTACGACCCGGCCCACCCCTGGCTGATCCTGCTCCCCACGCCGCTGCTGGCCTTCGGCCTGGGCGGCCTCTTCACGCTGATGGGCTCGATGATCGCCGACGTGGTGGACGTGGACGAGATCGAGACCCACCAGCGGCGCGAGGGGATGTACGGGGCGGTCTTCTGGTGGGTCGTCAAGCTGGGCATGGCGGCGGCGCTGGCCGGCGGCGGCTTCCTGCTCAACGCCACCGGGTTCGACGTGGCGCTGGGCGGCCAGCAGGCCGAGCGGACCATCACCCTGATGCGGCTCTTCGACGCCTTCGTCCCGTTCGTGGCCTCCGGGCTGGCCATCTGGGCCATCGCCGCCTACCCCATCACCGAGGAGGCGGCCCACCGGGTGCGCGCCACGCTGGAGGCCCGCCGGGGCACCGGGGCGCCCGCCGGCGCGGCCTGAGAGGCCGGCGCGGGGGCGGGCCTGCCTGGGTGGGGCGGCGGGCCCGGTCCGGCTTGACACGCGGCCCCGCCCTTCGCTAGTTTGTTCGTGGCCCGAACAAAGTCACCTCGACGAGCCGGAAGGCTCCGGAGCCAGGATGGCTGGAGACCCCAGCAGCCGCGCCGCGCCACCCCCGGCCCCGAGCCCCGTGGGGGCGCGGCGGTCCATCCGCCCGGCGCACCCCTGCTCCAGGTGACGGAGCTCACCAGGACCTTCGCCGCCGGCGGCTCGCCGTGGCGCCCCACCCGGACCGCGGCGGTGGACGGGGTGAGCTTCTCGGTGCGGCGCGGCGAGGTGGTGGCCCTGGTGGGCGCGTCCGGCAGCGGCAAGAGCACCATCGCCCGGCTGCTGCTCCGGCTGGACGAGCCGGACGGCGGCCGGATCCTGCTGGACGGCCGCGACGTCCTGGCCGAGGAGCCGCGCGGCGCCTCGCTGGCCTACCGCCGCCGGGTCCAGCTGGTCTTCCAGGACCCCTTCGCCTCGCTCAACCCGGTCCACACCGTGGCGCACCACCTGGAGCGCCCGCTGCTGCGCCACGGCCTGGCCGGCGGGGCGCGGAGCGGGTCGGCCGCGCTGCGCCGGCGGCTGGCGGCGCTGCTCGACACCGTGGGGCTCACGCCGGCCGGGGACTTCCTCGACCGCCACCCGGCCTCCCTCTCGGGCGGGCAGCGGCAGCGGGTGGCCATCGCCCGCGCCCTGGCGGTGGAGCCGGACCTGCTGGTGGCCGACGAGCCCACCTCCATGCTGGACGTCTCCATCCGCACCGGCGTCCTCAACCTGCTGGCCCGCCTCAAGCGCGAGCGCGGGCTGGCCGTCCTGCTCATCACCCATGACCTGGCCTCGGCGCGCTACCTGGCCGATCGCATCCTGGTGCTGCAGCAGGGCCGCGTCGTCGAGGAGGGGCCGAGCCGCGCCCTGCTGGCGGCGCCGTCCCACCCGTACACCCGCGCCCTGCTGGCGGCGGCCGCCCACGCCGGCCCGCTGGGCGGCGCCGCGGCCCCGCCGCGCCCCGCCGGGCCCCTCGAGGTGACCTGACATGTCCGGCCAGCCCTTCCCGCCCGGGTTCCTCTGGGGCGCCGCCACCTCGGCCTTCCAGGTCGAGGGGGCCAGCGCCGAGGACGGCCGGGGCGAGTCGATCTGGGACCGCTTCGCCGCCAGGCCCGGCGCCATCGAGGACGGCAGCGACGGCCGCCGGGCCTGCGACCACTACCGGCGCTGGCCAGAGGACGTGGCGCTGATGCGGGCCATGGGGCTCAACGCCTACCGCTTCTCCGTCGCCTGGCCGCGCGTCCAGCCGCTCGGCCGGGGCGCCCTCAACGCGGCCGGCCTCGACTTCTACGACCGGCTGGTGGACGGGCTGCTGGAGGCCGGCCTGGCGCCCATGGCCACGCTCTACCACTGGGACCTGCCGCAGGCGCTGCAGGATCGGGGCGGCTGGGGCGCGCGCGACACCGCCGCCGCCTTCGTGGACTACGCCAACGCGGTCTCCATGCGGCTGGGCGACCGGGTCCGCCAGTGGGTCACCCACAACGAGCCCTGGTGCATCGCCGCCCTGGGGCACGAGTTCGGCGCCCACGCCCCCGGCGCCCGCGACCCGGCCCTGTCGCTGCAGGTGGCCCACCACCTGCTGCTCTCGCACGGCTGGGCCGTGCCGGTGCTGCGGCGCAACGCGCCACGCGCCGAGGTCGGCATCGTCCTCATCGCCTCCCACGCCGAGGCCGAGACGCCCAGCCCGGCCGATCGGGAGGCGGCGCGCGGCTTCGACGCCTCCTTCAACCGCTGGTACCTCGACCCCATCTTCCGCGGCGCCTACCCGGCCGACGGCGTGGCCGACCGGGTCCGGCAGGGCCACCTGCCCGGCGGCGACCTGCCCTTCGTGCGCCCCGGCGACCTGGCCGCCATCGCCACGCCCCTCGACTTCCTGGGGCTCAACTACTACAGCCGCACCGTGCTCTCCGGCGTCCCCGGGCCGGCCGGCGAGCCGCCGCCGCGCGCGGTCCGCATGGCGCCCCCCGAGCAGCTCACCGACATGGGCTGGGAGGTCTGGCCCCAGGGGCTGGAGGACCTCCTGCGCCGCCTCCACCGGGAGTACCAGCCGGCCCGCATCTACATCACCGAGAACGGCGCCGCCTACGGCGAGGTCCCCAACGGCGACGGCCGCGTCCACGACCGCCGCCGCAGCGACTACCTGGCCGGCCACCTGCGCGCCGTGCGGCGCGCCATCGCCGCCGGGGTCCCGGTGGGCGGCTACTTCCACTGGTCCCTGCTCGACAACTTCGAGTGGGCCCACGGCTTCACCAAGCGGTTCGGCCTGGTCCACGTGGACCTGGCCACCATGGCACGAACCCCGAAGGACAGCGCCCAGTACTACGCCGCCGTCGTGGCCGCCAACGCGGTCCCCGACGACGCTCCGCACCCGTGAGGCACCCATGACGCCGACCACCCACGCCGCTCGCCGGGTCCGCTCCCGGACCGCCCTGCTCGCCGCCCCGCTCCTGCTGGCGCTGCTGGCCCCGCCGCCGGCGCTGGCCGAGCCTCCCGCCGCCGCCCCGGCCACGGCCGCGGCCGCCGCCGCGCCCGGCCCCAACGTGGTGCGCGTGGTCTCCGGCCCCGACGGCGCCCGGCTCACCGTGGACGGCAAGCCCTTCATGGTGCTGGGGATGAACTGGGACTACTTCCCCATCGGCACCAACTACAACTACGACTTCTGGGGCCAGCCGGACGACGTCATCGAGGCGGCGCTGGCCAACGAGATGACGCTGCTGCGCCGCATGGGCGTCAACGCCGTCCGGCTCTACACCGGCATCCCGGCCCGCTGGATCACCCACATCCACCAGCGCTACGGCATCTACACGGTGCTGAACCACACGGTGGGCCGCTACGGCTACACCCTCGACGGCACCTGGATCGCCAACGTGGACTAC
This window encodes:
- a CDS encoding MFS transporter, with the protein product MAAAQRPSPAPPGRRRSLFQLALAAWHARLGTGGPREAGRASATAPQDRISFPHKLLYGAGAFVNNLLAAAIGGMLIVLNLGLGMNPALVGLVGALPRLTDAIIDPVMGYVTDNARTRWGRRRPFIFVGALASGLVFALLWQVPAGRSEDFYFWYFVVGSNLFYVAYTIFAAPWVGLGYELTPDYHERTRLMGVQNFIGQLAYVVAPWFLWIMTYKPWFATQVEGAGVLAIGIGLLAAGLGVLPAIFLRERFVHAAEAEPGGKGLKANVTGFLSGMKSTLSSRPFLKLCAATFLVFNGFILISSFQSYVIIYYVFQGDQARGAEFAGYAGTLGAVSTFAVISFITWLGTRIGKRRAFFVSTGLSMVGYAMKWFAYDPAHPWLILLPTPLLAFGLGGLFTLMGSMIADVVDVDEIETHQRREGMYGAVFWWVVKLGMAAALAGGGFLLNATGFDVALGGQQAERTITLMRLFDAFVPFVASGLAIWAIAAYPITEEAAHRVRATLEARRGTGAPAGAA
- a CDS encoding beta-glucosidase, whose product is MSGQPFPPGFLWGAATSAFQVEGASAEDGRGESIWDRFAARPGAIEDGSDGRRACDHYRRWPEDVALMRAMGLNAYRFSVAWPRVQPLGRGALNAAGLDFYDRLVDGLLEAGLAPMATLYHWDLPQALQDRGGWGARDTAAAFVDYANAVSMRLGDRVRQWVTHNEPWCIAALGHEFGAHAPGARDPALSLQVAHHLLLSHGWAVPVLRRNAPRAEVGIVLIASHAEAETPSPADREAARGFDASFNRWYLDPIFRGAYPADGVADRVRQGHLPGGDLPFVRPGDLAAIATPLDFLGLNYYSRTVLSGVPGPAGEPPPRAVRMAPPEQLTDMGWEVWPQGLEDLLRRLHREYQPARIYITENGAAYGEVPNGDGRVHDRRRSDYLAGHLRAVRRAIAAGVPVGGYFHWSLLDNFEWAHGFTKRFGLVHVDLATMARTPKDSAQYYAAVVAANAVPDDAPHP
- a CDS encoding ABC transporter ATP-binding protein, giving the protein MLQVTELTRTFAAGGSPWRPTRTAAVDGVSFSVRRGEVVALVGASGSGKSTIARLLLRLDEPDGGRILLDGRDVLAEEPRGASLAYRRRVQLVFQDPFASLNPVHTVAHHLERPLLRHGLAGGARSGSAALRRRLAALLDTVGLTPAGDFLDRHPASLSGGQRQRVAIARALAVEPDLLVADEPTSMLDVSIRTGVLNLLARLKRERGLAVLLITHDLASARYLADRILVLQQGRVVEEGPSRALLAAPSHPYTRALLAAAAHAGPLGGAAAPPRPAGPLEVT